The sequence below is a genomic window from Sphingomonas crusticola.
GGCCACCAATGAAAGCGCACTGCGCTTCCACCGATGGCGATCAGGCTCTAACGCCCAGGCCATGCCCGAAACCGCACCGCCCCCGCCCGAGCTTGCCGGCCTGACGCTGGCGGAGATCGCGCGCGCAGCCGCCGAGCGCCGGCTGCCGCCCGTGGCGCAGTGGAACCCATCGCGTTGCGGGGACAGCCATATGCGCATCGCGCGCGACGGAACCTGGTTTCACGAAGGCGCGCCGATCCAGCGCCCGGCGATGGTGCGCCTGTTCGCCGGCCTGCTGCGGCGCGAGCCCGATGGGCGGCACGTGCTCGTCACACCTGTGGAAAAGCTCGACATCGCGGTCGAGGATGCACCGTTCGTCGCTATCGAAGTCAAGAGCGAAGGCACCGGCCGCGATCGCCGTCTTGCCTTCCGCCTCAACACCGACGAACCGATTGTCGCCGGGCCCGAGCATGATCTCGAGATCGTGGACGGGCGGCCCTACCTGAGGGTGCGCGACGGGCTCACAGCAAGCCTCGC
It includes:
- a CDS encoding DUF1285 domain-containing protein produces the protein MPETAPPPPELAGLTLAEIARAAAERRLPPVAQWNPSRCGDSHMRIARDGTWFHEGAPIQRPAMVRLFAGLLRREPDGRHVLVTPVEKLDIAVEDAPFVAIEVKSEGTGRDRRLAFRLNTDEPIVAGPEHDLEIVDGRPYLRVRDGLTASLARPVYYELAELALGEDSTPPGLWSDGVFFPLDGT